TGTAGCGGTTACTGATTTTCATGTGATTAAAAATGGTTATTCTGCCAAAATCACTATGTTGGAAACCGGAGCTGTATATCAGGTGTCCGGTGTTTATGATTACAGTATTGACTATGATTGGGCGATTATTCAGGTGGCGGGAAGCGGATTTTCCGTTTTACCTGTGGGAGATGCTGCCATTGCAACAGACGGTGCGATGGTATATACCGTGGGAGAACAGAAAAATTCCAACGGTGGCATTGCTACCGGTAAAATCTCCAATGCAAATAACTGGATAGGAAATATTTGTTATATTGCAACGGATGTTGCTGCAGCCAACCAAGTCTGCGGCAGTGCATTGGTTAACAAAAGCGGGGAAGTAATCGGGATTGTTTCAGATGCTTCATCCAATGGTCAAAATGCACTTTTGGCGCTACCGATCTCCGTGATCGAAAATCATTTGAAAGGGAATCTGATTACTTTAGCAAGTTTGACCAGAATTCTTCAGTCTGCAGTTGGTACCGAACATACTCCCAGAGAAGAAGCGTATGCATTGCTGTTGTCTGTGATTGATGCGATGGAAAACGAAACCATCAACGGAAAACGTTCCTATGCAGAAACCGTAGAAACCGAAAACGGTATGATTGAATATTCCCTGGTCCGTAATGACGATCACTCTATTGATGTGACCATTTGGGAAATTTCGGGAGAAGATACCTATTACACTTCTTTGACACTGGAACCTTATGATGATAATATGTTTGTGTATTACAGCTACAATCATGCAGGGGATTCTTTTGAATGTACGGGCCTTGCACAGATTCATGCTCCTACCTACAGTGTTCACAGCGATCTTCGTTTTATTGAAGCAGATGCCAACATTGATGCACAGTTGGATGCAGCAATCTGTCATGAAAATGTTGTGAAAGGCTTGCAATTTGTTCAACGCATTTATGAACGGTTCCACGGTTTGGGAGATTACACCATTTCCGATTTGGGATTCTTAAATTTCTAAATCAGATAATAACTGTTAAGGAAAACACCGTCTGTATTTGAACAGACGGTGTTTTTATATTGGGGTAGGGGTAAATTTTGTAAACGCCAAGAAAAGAATTGACAAATATAAAATGGTTATGATACAATAAATGAAAGATTAAAATTTGCGGGACAAAGGAGAGAGGCAGTTGAAAAAACTTATTGCAACATTTTTGAGCATCATGCTTGTTATGATGGCGTTGCCCGCTGCTGCGTCGGCAGCTGCCGGTTCAGATTTCGAACAGCAGCTTGCAGGAGATTTGAAAAATCTTGGGCTGTTTCAGGGTGTTTCAGACACGGATTTTGCTCTGGATCGTGCACCTACCCGTGTGGAAGCACTGGTGATGTTGATTCGTTTATTAGGTGACGGATCTCTGGCACAAAACAGCACAGCTTCCCATCCTTTTACCGATGTTCCCCAGTGGGCAGACGGATATGTAGGATATGCATATCAAAAAGGTTTAACTAAGGGTGTTTCTGAAACGACTTTTGGTACCGGCGAGGCAAGCGCACAGATGTATCTGACCTTTGTGTTAAGAGCTTTGGGATATTCCGATACCAACGGAGAAGATTTTTCTTGGAGCAATCCTTATTCCTTAGCAGAAACCGTAGGAATCTTGCCCGGGCAGGTTAATCGGGTGAATTTTCTGCGTAAAGATGTGGTTTTAGTTTCCTATGCGGCACTGAATTCCAATTTGAACGATACTGACAAATCCCTTGCCCAAAAGCTGATTGAAGACGGTGTGTTTACATATGAGCAGTACACCGAATATTATGACCCTGCGGCATTTGCAAAGGTGGAACAAAATGCTAAGGAGCTGTCCTCAGAGGAAATTTATAACCGTTGTTCTTCTGCTGTTTTTTATATTGAAATGTATAACCGTGCAGGTGATGCAATTTCTTCCGGGAGTGGATTTTTTCTAGAAGAAAGTGGTGTTGCAGTTACCAATTATCATGTGATTGAAGGTGGTTATTCCGCAAAAGTCACCATTTCAGGCACGGAAGAAGTGTATGATGTTTTAGGTGTTTATGATTACAGTGAGAAATATGACTGGGCTGTAATTCAAATTGACGGAAGCGGATTTTCCACACTGGAAATCGCTGACGAAGATACTGTGATTGGCGGTAGTACCGTGTACGCCATCGGTAGCCCTCTCGGACTGAAAAATACCATTAGCCAGGGATTGATTTCCAATACTCACCGTTGGCTTGATAATGTTTGTTATATCCAGACCAGTGCTGCGATTTCACAGGGGAGCAGTGGCGGCGCTTTGATTAACAAATACGGCGAAGTAATCGGAATTACTTCAGCAGGTTTTACGGAAGGTCAGAATCTGAATCTGGCTCTTCCTATGTCTGTGATCGCAGAGCATCAGAGAAACGCTCTTACCTCTTTATCTACGTTGGCTGAAGAATCTTCTGTAGCGGCTGTTCCTTCCGGCAATAATACGAATGCTACTGCCAAAGAAAATGCTTATTATATGCTTCTGGCTGTTATTGAAACCATGGAAAATGAAGATATCAACGGTCAGCCTGCTTACACGGAACGGATCGATACCGAAAACGGCTATGTGGAATGCTCCATTTGCCGGAACGACGATTATACCATTGACGTGATTTATTTTGAAGTATATCGGGACGATATTTACTATACCTCGTTAACTTTGGATTTTGCAAGTAACGACTACTTTGTTTACTATAGCTTCAATAATGATCAATCTCCCTTTTATTTTTTAGGTATGACTGAAATTTATGCGCCCAATTACACGCCCGATAGCCAAATCCACTTCTTAAGAGCTGAGGGTACCGTAGATCAGCAACTCAATGAAGAAATTTGTCACGAGAATGTAATGACAGGTCTTGATTATGTGCAAAGCATTTTTTACAGGCTGTCTGATATCGGTAATTTTTCCGTTGCAGATCTTGGATTTATCAATTACTAAAATGATTATCAACAACAAAAAACATCCTTTGTAGAAACAGAGGATGTTTTTTTGTGTTAAAAATATTTGAAATCAAAACTGTGATAAATCAGTTGCCGGTTATAGCAGCAGAACCACCAATATCCCTTCCCAATTCGCAGGTATACAGCCATTCGATCCGATCGCCGTCTTTTAACTGATAACGTGAACAGCCGTAATTGGGGAACCAATCGTTTACTCGGTACATCCATCCGGAAAGCTCCCCGCAGTCAAACTCGTAAAGATTTGCTATGCCTTCAATATAGGAGCTGTTATACAGAGGGGTGTGTTCAAATTCCATGTGAATTCTATTTTGTTTCATTTCCCGCAGGAGCACATCAAATACATTTTCTCCGTCATAGAAGACGACCGTCTGTTCTGCATAGATAACACCGTCTTTCGGAACAAGTTCCACCTTCTCCGGATCCAGCCATTCCATATGCTGAAGAATACTGTCACAACGAACAGACAGAGTGCAGCTCAGCGCTTGATCAGATACATCCACATTCTGAGGTTCCACGGGGACGGGTTTTCCCTCGGGAACCGGGTCGGTGAGATATTGGTCTTTTCCGGTGTTTGGATCGATTATCATCGTGTTTTTTATATCGATATTTTCATGTTCTGTTTTTGCCTGAGAAGCAAGATCTTTTTCTGCAGTATCTTCCTTTTTGTTTGCTGTAACGATATCACTTGTGGTTTTCTTTTTTGTAGTAAGTTCAGAGTGTTCTGTTGGATTAGCATTCTGTGGCTCCTCTGTGACAGGTGCGGTGTGATTTTGTTCTTCCTCGGAACTTTCATCTGTGATGACATCATTTTCAGTCGGGGGATTTTCGTTTTTTGTTTCCGTTTGAGGAGCAGGATCTTTTTCTGCACTATCTTCATTTGTACTTGTCGGAAGGATAGGATTGATTTTTTGCTCCTTCGGAGTAGGAGTAATATATTCTGATGAAACAGATACCTTGCTTTTGGGAGACAACTCCTGACTTTCCGAATGAATTGCCCATCCCCGAAGTCCCGGAGCGTCGCCGCCGTACCAAAAAGTAAAGGAAAGGACTGCTACAATAAGAAGTCCCCATATGATTTTATTTTTGTGTTTTATCAACCGATTTCACATCCTTTTTTATTTTGTTGTTGTTATTTGAAGAAAACGCATCAGAATGGTTGCCACTTGAGCACGGGTTGCAGTATTCTTGGGAGATAAGGTCGTGGCATCAGTACCATTCAGCAGAGAAACAGCGTTCGCCCATTGGACGGCATCCCTTGCCCAATCACTGATCTCGTTGGTATCTGTATACTTTTCAAGATTGGAGCTGATTGAAACATCAATTCCGCACATCTTTGCGTAGCGCCAGAGCATTAAAGCCATTTGCTCGCGGGTAACTTCTTGTTCCGGCATAAATTCTGTTTCACTCACACCGTTTACAATCTTATTTGTAACTGCCCACGAAACTGCGTCAAAGTACCAACTATCTTCCGCTACATCTGAAAAACTGTGGATAACTTCTGTTGTTTCGGAGGGGGACATTCTGTAAAGAGTGGTTACAAGCATTGCTCTTGTCATTTTACCGTTGGGCTCAAAGCCGTTGTCGGTACCTTGCATCAGGTTGTTTTCATATACGTACTTCACGGATTCGTAATACCAGTCGTTTCTTTGAACATCAGCGAAAGTGGTATCGGTCATTACAAAAATCTCTGTGTTTTCAGATGTTGTTTGTTCGGGTTCGGGCTGTGTTTCTTCCGTTTGTGTTGGATTATTTTCTTTGGAGAGGGAGTCCTCTGCTTCGGGGGCTTGGTCTTCCTCTACGATAGGATCGTCCCAAATTTCAGGATCTTCTTCCACGATAGGATCCTCCCAAATTTCAGGATCTTCTTCTGCAATGGTATCATCCCAATCATCGTTTTCTTCCTGATCTTCGTCTTGTGTTATGGTGACATCTGACATATCGTAAAGATGAGTTTTGCCTTCCAGGAAACGAATGTAAGAAACCAATGCATATTCTCCCTGCTCAGTAGCCATGCCGTTTAAGCCAATATAGGGGATATGTTCAAATCCGCCGCCCTCTATGGCAAACATACACAAGGCATCTACCACGGAAATTCCATTCTTCACAAAACGCTCGTCGGTTTCGGGGTCAATGCCTAGCGCCGTCAATGCAACAAGTACCTGAGCACAGGACTCGCTGCAAATACCGTCGATGGAACCAAAAGCTCCATTTTCATATTGAGCTTCAGAAAGGTAACTCAGCGCAGTTTCCACGGCTTCTGCAACCTGGGGATTGGTATCGCAATAGGGAGCAAGCGCCACAATTGCCATCCCTGTCATATCAGGGTCGGAGGTCTGTCCATAAATGGACCAGCCACCGTCAGGAAGTTGTTTTTCCAGAATATAGGATATGATATCTTCTCGGGTTGCCTGAGTGTCTTCGTTGGAGTTTTGGGGAATTTCATAACCATAACTATCTAAGGCGATAAGAGCCCAGATGGGACCGTTCACCCCTTGTCTTTTTAAGTAACTCATATCGGAAAGTCCGCAAAGCAGATTATGTCCATCCACATTGGTAACATCATATCCCAATGAGGTAAGTGCAAGAATTACTCTGGAATTCTCAGTGGACTTCGCTCTGTGAAGTTGCCCTTTATCATTGATGTTTTCATTCACAAAGGTTACCACATTTTCATAATAACCATCCGGACATTCCCTGCCGGAACGGGTAAGGGCAATTACCATCCATTCTCCGCCAACAGACCCCACATTGGGGATTCCAAGCTGAGAAATATACTCGGCAGTTGCTTCGTAAACAGACAGATAATCGATGTTGGCTAATTCTTCATACAACACTGCGATGACTGCTTCCGCATCGGTTAAACTATCAATATTTTCAACCAATTCTTTGTGAGAATCGGGTAATTCTTCGTAGGTATTCCGGGCTTCTTTGATTCTCTCGCCAGCAAATATGGTAACTTCGCCGATGGCGTCGATTGTTTCCATCACCGCATTGATACTATTATAATCTATTTCTTCGGTGACAATATCATTTTCCGTAACTTCCTCTGATGCCAGAACGGGCAATGTAGAAAACAGCATTACCAAAAGAAGCAAAATACTAACAATTTTTTTCATGTGATTGGTTCCTTTCCTTAATTTACAATATATGCTTCACAAAGGGGCATACAGGTTGTAAAGCCATCCCACAACATCAGTTTATCATTGGAAGAAAGTGTGATATCGGAATCAATGGGAACAATCATCACATTTTCACCGCTTGTTTTTTTGGTGGTCAGGGGAATTGGTTTTATAAGGTTTAATTGATCGTTTTCATAATCTGCAAGAATCAAAGTGATGTTGGCACCTTCTTCGGGGAATGTGATATACACAAAATCTCCGTCATAGCCTGTGATTTCAAAATCTGAAACCGTGGCGGTGAAAAAAGTATCTTCAATGTAGCTGGTGAGAATTGTTTCCTGTTCTGTCAGTTCCGA
This portion of the Oscillospiraceae bacterium genome encodes:
- a CDS encoding trypsin-like serine protease, which produces MKKLIATFLSIMLVMMALPAAASAAAGSDFEQQLAGDLKNLGLFQGVSDTDFALDRAPTRVEALVMLIRLLGDGSLAQNSTASHPFTDVPQWADGYVGYAYQKGLTKGVSETTFGTGEASAQMYLTFVLRALGYSDTNGEDFSWSNPYSLAETVGILPGQVNRVNFLRKDVVLVSYAALNSNLNDTDKSLAQKLIEDGVFTYEQYTEYYDPAAFAKVEQNAKELSSEEIYNRCSSAVFYIEMYNRAGDAISSGSGFFLEESGVAVTNYHVIEGGYSAKVTISGTEEVYDVLGVYDYSEKYDWAVIQIDGSGFSTLEIADEDTVIGGSTVYAIGSPLGLKNTISQGLISNTHRWLDNVCYIQTSAAISQGSSGGALINKYGEVIGITSAGFTEGQNLNLALPMSVIAEHQRNALTSLSTLAEESSVAAVPSGNNTNATAKENAYYMLLAVIETMENEDINGQPAYTERIDTENGYVECSICRNDDYTIDVIYFEVYRDDIYYTSLTLDFASNDYFVYYSFNNDQSPFYFLGMTEIYAPNYTPDSQIHFLRAEGTVDQQLNEEICHENVMTGLDYVQSIFYRLSDIGNFSVADLGFINY
- a CDS encoding DUF4430 domain-containing protein, which translates into the protein MIIDPNTGKDQYLTDPVPEGKPVPVEPQNVDVSDQALSCTLSVRCDSILQHMEWLDPEKVELVPKDGVIYAEQTVVFYDGENVFDVLLREMKQNRIHMEFEHTPLYNSSYIEGIANLYEFDCGELSGWMYRVNDWFPNYGCSRYQLKDGDRIEWLYTCELGRDIGGSAAITGN